The DNA region GTAGTGGCGCCCAAGGGGCAGGCCCTGTGCCGAATCAAGCGGGCTTGCGGGCCTCTTGCCACGCACGGGGCGCACGCAAAAAGCTTTCGACCTCGGTCAGGGTATTGGCATCAAAGGCACCGCTTTCGCGTGCCTCGGCCAAAACATCCCACCATGTGCAAAGATGGTGCAGCATGACCCCATGATCCGACAGTTTTTGCATCGTGTCGGGGAAAATCCCGTAATAGAAAATCACCGCCGTATGCGCACATTCCGCCCCCGTTTCGCGGATAGCATCCACGAAAGAAAGCTTGGAGCCACCGTCGGTTGTCAGATCCTCGACCAGAAGCACGCGCTGGCCTTCGGTCATCACGCCCTCAATCCGCGCGTTACGCCCGTAGCCTTTGGGCTTTTTGCGCACATAGGTCATCGGCAGGGCCATACGTTCAGCGACCAGCGCCGAGAAGGGGATGCCTGCGGTCTCACCGCCGGCGATATTGTCAAAGGCCTCAAAGCCCGCGTTGCGCATTACGGTGATGGTCAGAAAATCCATCAAGGTGCTGCGGATACGCGGATAGCTGATCAGCTTGCGACAATCGATATAGGTCGGGCTGGGCAGACCGGAGGCCAGTGTAAACGGCTCATCCGCGTTGAAATGCACGGCCTTGATTTCCAGCAGCATACGCGCGGTCAGGCGGGCGATTTCGGTCGCAGGGGGGAAGGAGGTCGGGATCATCTCTGGGTCCTTTGTATCAACGGGCTAGGCCGCGCCTTTGGTTTTTTGCTGTCCGGTCGCGGATCAATCCGCGACATGCCAATGCACCGGAAAGCCCGGATCAAATACGGTCACGGGGCCTGCCTCGGTCAGGATTTTGTCGGGCCATTCCGCGGGCGCGCCTTTGGTCAGGGTCATGGTCGCTTCATTCACAGGCAGCCGGTAAAATGCGGGCCCGTTGCGCGAGGTAAAGGCCTCCAGTTGGCCCAGCGCGCCGTCTTCCTCGAACACATGTGCCAGCAGCGGCATGGTGTTGGTCGCGGTAAAGCAGCCGGCACAGCCACAGGCCTGTTCTTTGGCCGCATCGACATGCGGGGCGCTAT from Pseudorhodobacter turbinis includes:
- a CDS encoding orotate phosphoribosyltransferase, whose product is MIPTSFPPATEIARLTARMLLEIKAVHFNADEPFTLASGLPSPTYIDCRKLISYPRIRSTLMDFLTITVMRNAGFEAFDNIAGGETAGIPFSALVAERMALPMTYVRKKPKGYGRNARIEGVMTEGQRVLLVEDLTTDGGSKLSFVDAIRETGAECAHTAVIFYYGIFPDTMQKLSDHGVMLHHLCTWWDVLAEARESGAFDANTLTEVESFLRAPRAWQEARKPA